In Sinorhizobium mexicanum, one DNA window encodes the following:
- a CDS encoding fumarylacetoacetate hydrolase family protein, which translates to MVSRHSLSAAAILPEDAAQAVLVGRVWSKAVDGPCPVLLREGRLLDLTTIAATVSFLFEQDGLVGRLKSATGLADLGSLDDFLSGKAGELLAPIDLQSIKAAGVTFADSMLERVIEEQAKGDSSRALEIRERLAPVLGDSLRGLVAGSEQAAKVKALLQDMNLWSQYLEVGIGPDAEIFTKSQPMSSVGCGDTVGIHPISQWNNPEPEVVLAVRSDGTILGATLGNDVNLRDVEGRSALLLGKAKDNNASCAIGPFIRLFDESFTIDDLRKVRVSLLVKGEDGFEMAGESPMEAISRSPENLVSQLRNRNHQYPDGAVLFLGTMFAPVKDRRGAGQGFTHELGDRVEISTPKLGRLVNWVDRCDACPEWTFGVGALIRNLAKRGLL; encoded by the coding sequence GCCCTTGCCCGGTGCTGCTGCGCGAGGGGCGCTTGCTTGACCTGACAACGATCGCCGCCACCGTTTCCTTCCTGTTCGAGCAGGATGGGCTGGTCGGCAGGCTGAAATCCGCGACCGGTCTTGCCGATCTAGGCTCTCTTGATGATTTCCTCTCCGGCAAGGCGGGCGAGCTTCTGGCGCCGATCGACCTTCAGTCGATCAAGGCGGCCGGCGTCACCTTCGCCGACAGCATGCTCGAGCGCGTGATCGAGGAGCAGGCCAAGGGCGATTCCTCCCGGGCACTCGAAATCCGCGAACGGCTGGCGCCGGTGCTCGGCGACAGCTTGCGCGGTCTCGTCGCCGGTTCGGAGCAGGCGGCGAAGGTCAAGGCGCTGCTGCAGGACATGAACCTCTGGTCGCAGTATCTCGAAGTCGGAATCGGCCCCGACGCCGAAATCTTTACGAAGTCGCAGCCCATGTCGTCAGTCGGCTGTGGCGACACGGTCGGAATTCATCCGATCTCGCAGTGGAATAATCCCGAGCCCGAAGTCGTGCTCGCAGTCCGTTCTGACGGCACGATCCTCGGCGCGACGCTCGGCAACGACGTGAACCTTCGTGATGTCGAAGGCCGTTCTGCCCTGCTGCTCGGCAAGGCGAAGGACAACAATGCGTCCTGCGCGATCGGCCCGTTCATTCGCCTGTTCGACGAGAGCTTCACCATCGACGACCTGCGCAAGGTTCGCGTCTCGCTGCTGGTCAAGGGCGAGGACGGTTTCGAGATGGCCGGCGAAAGCCCGATGGAAGCGATCAGCCGCAGCCCGGAAAACCTGGTGTCGCAACTGCGCAATCGCAATCACCAGTATCCGGACGGAGCGGTGCTCTTCCTCGGCACGATGTTCGCGCCGGTCAAGGATCGCCGTGGCGCCGGACAGGGCTTCACGCACGAACTGGGCGATCGGGTGGAAATATCGACGCCGAAGCTTGGGCGTCTGGTGAACTGGGTTGATCGCTGCGATGCCTGCCCGGAATGGACCTTCGGGGTCGGCGCCCTCATTCGAAATCTTGCCAAGCGCGGCCTCTTGTAA
- a CDS encoding TRAP transporter small permease, producing MQKAIDLFYRVLEILLIVLMSGMAIMVFVNVVMRYAMNSGLTVSDELARYFFVWVTFIGAVVTFREHGHLGVETLVAVLGRKGRIVCMILSNLVIIGCSAIFFWGTWKQLPINWSMKAPVTGLSMGFVYGIGFFSGAGCVIIALERLVRLLTGRVTQEEIEAFAGENLTLEQMAERS from the coding sequence GTGCAAAAGGCAATTGATCTATTCTACAGGGTTCTCGAAATCCTGCTGATCGTCCTCATGTCAGGAATGGCGATCATGGTTTTCGTGAACGTCGTCATGCGTTACGCGATGAATTCCGGCCTTACGGTGTCGGACGAGCTGGCGCGTTATTTCTTCGTCTGGGTAACCTTCATAGGCGCCGTCGTGACGTTCCGCGAACACGGGCACCTGGGCGTTGAAACGCTGGTCGCGGTTCTCGGCCGCAAGGGCCGCATCGTCTGCATGATCCTGAGCAACCTGGTGATCATCGGCTGTTCGGCGATCTTCTTCTGGGGCACCTGGAAGCAGTTGCCGATCAACTGGAGCATGAAGGCGCCTGTGACCGGCCTGTCGATGGGCTTCGTCTACGGCATCGGCTTCTTTAGCGGCGCCGGCTGCGTGATCATAGCGCTTGAACGTCTTGTTCGTCTCCTCACCGGTCGCGTGACCCAGGAAGAAATTGAGGCTTTCGCTGGCGAAAACCTCACTCTCGAACAGATGGCGGAGCGTAGCTGA